Genomic window (Candidatus Hydrogenedentota bacterium):
AGAGCAGGGACAGCGGCGGAAAAACGCGCAGCGCAATACGCGCCAGCTCCGTCCCGCCGCTGGGCGTGGCGATCAGGACGCAGGGGCCCAGACGCTCAATGCGGCGGCGGCTCAGCAGGAGACGGGTTACGAGACCGCCCATGCTGTGCGCGACAAAGTGAACAGGCACGCGCGCGGGCACAACGCAGGACAATTCCTCCTCAAGCTTGCATACTGCCGGGACAAGCCCCCCGAGGGTGGTGGGAAGGCGCGGGCACCAGGTGTCCAGCCCGGCCGCGCGCAGACGCGCATCAAGAAACCGCATGTCGTGCGGCGTTCGCGCGAATCCATGCAGCAGAACTACGAAATGCGCCTTGGCCAAGGAAGTTCTTTCATGCTCAAGAAGTATCGAAGACCGCATTCTACCCGCACTGCACGAGAGGCGCAACAA
Coding sequences:
- a CDS encoding alpha/beta fold hydrolase, producing the protein MAKAHFVVLLHGFARTPHDMRFLDARLRAAGLDTWCPRLPTTLGGLVPAVCKLEEELSCVVPARVPVHFVAHSMGGLVTRLLLSRRRIERLGPCVLIATPSGGTELARIALRVFPPLSLLSPSLRELAPPGPVIAPPLNEPPPKIGVVGGTENSLRFARFLPGNNDGRVSAASLAFEGASETVLLPYNHHAIHHREECAGLVLRFLLSGTFSQARRAP